Part of the Ictalurus punctatus breed USDA103 chromosome 9, Coco_2.0, whole genome shotgun sequence genome is shown below.
aatctctttcagattgtagaagcatgcactttgacaccaacagctgcaagacttactagcagatcctgtgatgaaattttgggttTTTTGGAGACCTTGCTGGGACAGACAGTCCTGGAatattggcagtcatttgaaatcagTGCCATTTGTAGCCGATTTcctttacagtggaatgatgcatttcaaataatttggagatctttttaaatcccttgccagactcataggcatccacaaccttttttctgaaggctttatagaactctttaatcttggcatgatgacaccacacacctcaacaacaaagggaacaccagacactaatatgagaggggtataaataagacaggctccacctgcactccctaaacaggttctaatcactggcacccaatcttgaacacctgattctaattttatggatttgaaggtacgataaatgtaggggtgtacttacttctccccatgtgactgatctgttttttgttaagtGAAATTGAAAAAATTACTACTTAAAATGTCAACTTTATGcatcatttgatagagtgtatcaactatattaataggcaccgtttcaaggaggatcaaatgtttacttgtccatatgtttcaaaaaaagccaacaatttcaatggagtttacttattttttcacatgactgtactgTAATTTTAGTCCTAAATTCAATAGATTGATTTTCGAGGCATTGCTTGGTTTCTTACAGGTAGAAGAGCTTTCCGGCTGCAGGTCGATTTCTTTTGCGGTAGTCTATTCCAGAGTCAAGACGAAGTATTTTGCAGTACTCCTATTGAAAAAAATGAGACATAAAATTACCCaaaatgttcaaaaagaccTGTAGCTAATGTTATTCAGATATTCAACCCAGGAACGGTCTAATATGCTAAAGTGTGTTGATTACAGTGCTTTGGCTCCTTCTTGTCATACAAATCTGATCAAATTAGCCTGCCAACTAGTATTCATATTGGAACCAGGATCTTAGCAACCATGAAGCAACCCAAATTTGTTactagaataaaataaataaataaataaaaattactgGATGCACACTTACCTTAAGCACAGCAATGAAGGGCACAAAGTTCACTCTCTGTAATCCATTCTTGTACAAATCTGTAAAACAGACTTTGTGCTCAGTACAACTTAAGATGTTTTTCCTTGATATGTGTGAGCAGTGGCTGTTGCTAAATTTTCTCCACAAAGCTGATTAACACACTTGCATGTGAGGCCAAATTCTGAAGTCTTTGTATAGACATATATTTTTAGACTTTGTTCCTTGCTTTGCTTCTTACCATCTGGAGGTCTGTTGGACGTGGCTACAACTACAACACCATGGATAAAGAGGTTTTCaaagagctgcttgagaatCATGGCATCTGCAATGTCTGTGACCTATTTGATACAGAAAATCAATCAAGCTTGCTATATATCATTACAGAACAGGAAAGCTATAAAGTGTTGTTTGTACAAAGCTTATAGTTGCCATTACATATGAGTAAAAGAGCTTGGTTAATTTTGTTTACCTGAAACTCATCAAAGCATAGCAGGGACGCCTCCTCACTGATTTCCTCTGCAACTGGGGCAATAGGATCATAGGCCTTTGCCATTTTCCCTGCCTTTCTCTTTGGCATACTCTGTTTAAGACGATGGATTcctattaaatgaaaaccaaatatttaaatactgtaaaaCAGTACAATTCAACAAAAGGCTTAACATAACACCACAAAAAGAACCATTTCCATTATTGCTGAAAGAAAGTCTAGATATTTTGAACACAATGGCATTTTAAAGGAAGTACACTTACTTTTGTGCACATCCAACATAAATCCATGGAAGTGGACCCTCTTTTTCTTTGTGATGTCTACATGATCATAAAACATGTCCATCACCATGGTTTTCCCAGTACCTGCAATACAAACATTCAGTGGTTCTTTACTATTAAAGAACATGATCCCTGAATGATTGATTGTTTATAATTTAACACCATGCCAGCTACTATGACTATTTTCATGGTGAGCAACAGGTTAAAATGTAAGGaaaatttacaaaatgttttgtaaagtttatctctgatttaaaaaaaaaaaattaattaaaaactaaatctACATGATCCCTGAATCAAAATAATCCTGACTTCGTACAGTGCAGTAGAAAGACTACACAGCAAGTAGTAGACTGTACTACTAAGAAGCTGCTGCAGCTTGTGTTAGAGCAGCTCACAACTTACCTACATCACCAAAGATGTAACAACCTTTTGGTGGCTTTTGTCTGgagaaaaactaaacaaaaataaacatgtgATCAATCAGGAAGTTATAGGGTGCACGAAGCAACCTCTTTAAATCCAGGATTATCTGAAATAGGGCTGCTTAAATTAGTCAGACAGGTCACTTCAGGCTCCATCCATTCCTCTAACAAAATCTAGATCTGAAATGTTTTCACCAGTTCAAGCAAAGCTGAAGCAATCGAGGCTCCTGAGCATTCACACTATTTCACCAGCCCTGACAACTGATTGAATCAATAGCTAGTTCTAAAGGTAGTCTATAGTTTTTCTTGCCAGCATTCTGTCATTTTAACTGCTCATTTCCTTGTTTTATAGCCAAAACACTTCACTATGGTTTACAGCAGCCACAACAGGCttacaaaagaagaaacaataAATCAAGATATTCGCTAACTCTTGAAATAAAAGATGCAGGTTCATTGCTATATCCTTTGAGGTTCTTCTGCATCAGATCTAGTTCCTGAAGAACAGATCTTTGCTGTTGGTCATCTTGTAGTACTCCACGCTGAATGAGACAGTTGTAGTGTTCGAGAGGTCCGCTGAAACTGCTGCTCGGAGTGTGTGTTGCAATGGGGTCTTCAATGGAGTGAGACAGTACACTTGATGCAAATCCTGGGATTGAGAAGAGAGGCAGTTTAAACACAGCAGTAGGTTTGGAATGTACGCAGGAAAACAAATCACTTTTACTAGCTGAGACAGTCCAGTGaatttatgttgtttttatttggagTTTTTGCAACTAGGTAGACCAAGGACATAAAATACTTGAATTAAACCAACAACACCTGAAATAATTTGCAACATTATTATGACAGAACTCAATTATATTTATCTGCTAAAGAACTGTGTGCTAAACCAGCCCACTTAACTTagttacattttcacagcaGAATGGCAAAGGTACAATATTATATCTCTAACCATTTGATTAAATTAGATCTAGCTAGACAATAAACTCATTCTAAAAATTAAACCAGTCAGGTCTTGGTTCCTTTAAAATGTCTGTTTGTACAGCCTACTCAGTGCAAAGTGCTTATTAAATTCTCAATGAGAATTATCATTAATCAACATTTGGAATGTTTACAAGCAAATTAAACCTCCTGTTTATGATGACAGTGGGGCAGGTTTTCCTAAATCCTGCTCATGGAGTAGTCTTGCAGCACACCTTTTAGTCCAAATCTCTATTGATCCTTTACAACACTAGATAGGGTAGAGAAGCCATTACGGTAATATATATCTCTGGATGTTATATAGAGTGAGTCGGGTTAGTGCTTTCACTTCTTCCCATACACAgataacttaattaattaaacatttaatggTTTACAGAGAGGTGTCAAAGTAGAGACagaagcttaaaaaaaaagtttaggtCGATGGAAACACAAAGATATACGGTTGTTTCTAAATCCCGGCTAGCTAGCCAGTAAGCTAACTAAGTGTTTACTGAATCTTTCTTATGGCTGTCATGAAATGTACGACGACTGAGTTTCAATAACTCACCTCGCTTGGTGGTGTTATCAACGTATGGACATACTAAGGCCCGTAATAGatgctttttctttaaaattaaCCGAACACTGACAGCCACCAAGGACGCTTTACCGGCTGCCATTTTGGCATTCAAGATAGGAAAACTTTATTCACAGTGTATAAACACGTGACCCGTACTATTTGGGGCGtggtctctcgctctcttttttctctcgctctcactcactctctcagacacagacatacagagCAAATGTTAATACGGAAGCTTAGACATTATTTCAATGGTAAAACACAGTGAGCTCAAGATGCCATGACAAACAGTGGGtctgttgccatgacaacagtGATGCTTAACGGCATCAAGCAGTTATTACACATTTACAGTGTTGTGATATACGTGTTGCTTGGAGATTCaacgttacagagaaaccacattTGCTCCAAGGACATCTCTTAAGACATCTCTGCCTAGGATCAATTAcacagtgtgtttatttattccatGCGGGGTAAGAGGATGCATGCTGTTTTTTCACACCACTAGCTATTGCACTCTGCATTGAACAATTGTAGGCCTTAACTTTTGTGACACGCCAGAGATCTGTCTACATCAGGCCTCTTCATGGACATTTACCAGATAACCGGGCTTTCACAGGAGTCTGGTGGTGGTGGCTGTTTAATGCAGAATCTTGATGAAATCTCTGAGATGGTTATTCATCTGTGTCTGCGTAGCCTTGGCAAAGGAGCTGCCCCCCACCCAACTGCTGAATACATTAATCTAATGAGATGTCTGCAGTCTGTGTGCTATGCAGCAGAGTAATTCAAGTATCCTACAGACACTATAGAgaaaaggaggagaaaatgCACACGGAGGAGAAGTACCTTTAGCTAAATAGGGTCTTGGGCaacttaataataaaacattaccTAGGAGGTAAGGGTAAAGAAAGCAGACAGCATACAGATGAACAATGACTGCTAGGGCTTAATGAAAATGATATGTGATGTAATTTTGTTTAgtcattttacattttggacAATTAATTCATACAATCCTGTTTTCTTATATTCCTGCGATAAAAATCACAGATGTTTATAAAAGGACCTGAAACCTGTATTATTTTTGAAAGCATGCTgtctctgttaaaaaaaattatggaagaACATTGTGTTTGATCATTGCCTTTTGTCTTTTCTAAGTTCTCTGAGTGTTCTTGTGGCTTCAATACTCTATTATTACATAGTAAATGTCAGAATTACAAATTTCAGAGCATAccctttttttcagacagtgtTTAAATCAATCTAGCAAAAATAGTAATCTGACTTGCACTTAAGGTGGAAACACCAAGGGCCTGAAATTAATACACTTGAATGATGAGTCTTCATATGAGAACTCATATTATATATGACACACTTGGTATCAAAGTATGTAtctggttttcttttttaaaaagtcacttACTAAGTTTCTCTTAGACTATATATTCATCACATGAACAGTAATGTGCAAAACTTTTAGgtactattttttttagtacaaactttgttctagatttttttattttatgacttctatattatcaagtcagtacaaaaacattttagattcccaaacattagttttctagcacaaaattaaatgttacaaaaaatgtttgtatgtcagtacaGAAAACAGCATATTACGTAATAGGCcactttttagacaaaaaaacacaatgaaggctgctgggttttgttgcaaaaataagaagcaattgcgacagtcaaagtctccagaagaaccgtgtctggttctgcaagaacttacagctcatttccttataataCTGGACTAATTATacagactactatttttatttttatttttt
Proteins encoded:
- the afg1la gene encoding AFG1 like ATPase a, whose translation is MAAGKASLVAVSVRLILKKKHLLRALVCPYVDNTTKRGFASSVLSHSIEDPIATHTPSSSFSGPLEHYNCLIQRGVLQDDQQQRSVLQELDLMQKNLKGYSNEPASFISRFFSRQKPPKGCYIFGDVGTGKTMVMDMFYDHVDITKKKRVHFHGFMLDVHKRIHRLKQSMPKRKAGKMAKAYDPIAPVAEEISEEASLLCFDEFQVTDIADAMILKQLFENLFIHGVVVVATSNRPPDDLYKNGLQRVNFVPFIAVLKEYCKILRLDSGIDYRKRNRPAAGKLFYLSSEDNVDATLDKLFDEMAFKQNDITRPRSLKVQGRTVTLNKACGTIVDCTFEELCDRPLGASDYLEISTGFDTVFIRNIPLLTLNKKTQARRFITLIDAFYDHKVRVVLQAEVPLENLFVNEGHHDDERNILIDDLGLKRDAGSSLSIFTGEEEVFAFQRTVSRLTEMQTEEYWVEGDRSSS